The following nucleotide sequence is from Dendropsophus ebraccatus isolate aDenEbr1 unplaced genomic scaffold, aDenEbr1.pat pat_scaffold_1291_ctg1, whole genome shotgun sequence.
ggtataacactgatcatcctgtatataatacaccagggggcggtataacacagatcatcctgtacaccagggggcggtataacactgatcatcctgtatataatacaccagggggcggtataacactgatcatcctgtatataatacaccagggggcggtataacactcatcatcctgtatataatacatcagggggcggtataacactgatcatcctgttcaccagggggcggtataacactgatcatcctgtatataatacaccagggggcagtataacactgattatcctgtacaccagggggcggtataacactgatcatcctgtatataatacatcagggggcggtataacactgatcatcctgtataatacaccaggggcggtataacactgatcattctgtacaccagggggcggtataacactcatcatcctgtacaccagggggcggtataacactgatcatcctgtacaccagggggcggtataacactgatcatcctgtacaccagggggcggtataacactgatcatcctgtacaccagggggcggtataacactgatcatcctgtatatattacaccaggggggcggtataacactgatcatcctgtacaccagggggcggtataacactaatcatcctgtacaccaggggggcggtataacattgatcatcctgtacaccagggggcagtataacactgatcatcctgtacaccaggggggcggtatatacactgatcatcctgtatataatacgccaggggggcggtataacactgatcatcctgtacaccagggggcggtataacactgatcatcctgtatataataccaccagggggcggtataacactgatcatcctgtacaccagggggcggtataaacactgatcatcctgtatataatacaccagggggcggtataacactgatcatcctgtacaccagggggcggtataacactgatcatcctgtatataatacaccagggggcggtataacactgatcatcctgtacaccagggggcggtataaacactgatcatcctgtatataatacaccagggggcggtataacactgatcatcctggtACACcaggggcggtataacactgatcatcctgtacaccaagGGGCGgtttaacactgatcatcctgtacaccaggggggcggtataacactgatcatcctgtatataatacgccagggggcggtataacactgatcatcctgtacaccagggggcggtataacactgatcatcctgtatataatacaccagggggcggtataacactgatcatcctgtacaccagggggctgtataacactgatcatcctgtatataatacaccagggggcggtataaaactgatcatcctgtatataatacaccagggggcggtataacactcatcatcctgtatataatacaccagggggcggtataacactgatcatcctgtacaccaggggggcggtataacactgatcatcctttatataatacaccagggggcggtataacactcatcatcctgtatataatacaccagggggcggtataacactgatcatcctgtacaccagggggcggtataacactgatcatcctgtataccagggggcggtataacactgatcatcctgtacaccagggggcggtataacactgatcatcctgtacaccagggggtgGTATAACACTAATCATCCTGTACAcaagggggcggtataacactgatcatcctttatataatacaccagggggcggtataacactgatcatcctgtatataatacaccagggggcggtataacacagATCATCCTGTataccagggggcggtataacactgatcatcctgtatataatacaccagggggcggtataacacagATCATCCTGTAtaccagggggcagtataacactgatcatcctgtagataatacaccagggggcggtataacacatcatcctgtacaccaggggggcggtataacactgatcatcctgtatataatacaccagggggcggtataacactgatcatcctgtatataatacaccagggggcggtataacactcatcatcctgtatataatacatcagggggcggtataacactcatCATCCtttatataatacaccagggggcggtataacactgatcatcctttatataatacaccaggggggcgGTATAAACActcatcatcctgtacaccaggggcggtataacactcatcatcctgtatataatacaccagggggcggtataacactgatcatcctgtacaccagggggcggtataacactgatcatcctgtacaccagggggcggtataacactgatcatcctttatataatacaccagggggcggtataacactgatcatcctgtacaccaggggacagtataacactgatcatcctgtatataatacaccagggggcggtataatacGAATCATATTTCGGTTTCAGCCTCCGTAAGACGTATCGCATCGTTTTGGGGGAGCACGACCgccgggtggaggagggacatgaacAATACTTCCACCTTAACCCTGAAGACTTTTTTGTTCACCCGAAGTGGGACAACAGTTGCCCTGAGTGCGGGTAagtgccatcctcctcctctctgactCCTGGATATCATGTGACTGATCAGGTGACTTGCAGGGTCCGTAGGCTGTGGCTGTGTCAGTCATCCAGTCCTTCTTCTCCCTCAGTTATGATATCGCCCTCATCAAGTTACCCCGAGAGGCAGAACTGAATGAGGAGGTGCAGCTGGGGTGCCTGCCCCGCCCCCGAGGAGCCCCGCTCTATGCCGACCAGGAGTGTTACCAAGCAGGATGGGGACTGATAGCCCGTGAGTGACCGCAGCTGTAtacctatatgtatgtatatatataggtgtgtatacctgtatatataggtggAGGTGTATaccagtgcatatatatataggggaggtgtatacctgtatatatagggggagctgtatacctgtatatatagggggagctgtatagctgtatatatagggggagctgtatatatataggggccaggaggagctgtatatatatatatatatatatatatatatatatatatatatagggggaggtgtatagctgtagatatatatatatatagggggaggtgtATAGCTgtagatatagggggcaggaggagctgtatatatatatatatatagggggaggtgtatagctgtatatataggaggagctgtataccggtgtgtgtatatatatatatggggaggtgtatagctgtagatatagggggcaggaggagctgtatacctctatatacatagatgGGTTCTAGGATCCCCCATTAACCCTTCTGTGCCCTGTGCAGATAATGGCCCTCAGGCCTCAGTCCTCCAGCAGGCTATGCTGCCCATTGTGATGACTCCCATTGCTCCCAGTTGGACTGGTGGGCGAGTTGGTGAACGAGCTGATGCTCTGCGCCGGAGGACGCAATAAGGCCAGCTGCAGTGTGAGTTATTTGGTGGGCGGGACTGTGATGGAGGCTCCGCCCTTTGTTTGGGGTAGTCCCCAGCCTTCCAGTATGATGGGAGTATTCATCCATGTGCTTTGTGTGTGATCAGAGTGACTCCGGGGGACCCCTGAACTGTCAGGACACAGACGGACGCTGGTACATCCAGGGGATCGTCAGCTTCGGACCCCCCACCTGTAACGCGCCCAAGAGACCCTCCGTATTCACCCGCGTGTCACTATTCACTGATTGGATAAATGAGGTGAGAGGGGGCGGAGTCAgagatcacactgatcagactaggatggggcggggtcagggatcacactgatcagactaggatggggcggggtcagggatcacactgatcagactaggagggggcggggtcagggatcacactgatcagactaggagggggcggggtcagggatcacactgatcagactaggagggggcggggtcagagatcacactgatcagactaggagggggcggagtcagggatcacactgatcagactaggaggggcggggtcagggatcacactgatcagactaggagggggtggggtcagggatcacactgatcagactaggagggggcggggtcagagatcacactgatcagactaggagggggcggggtcagggatcacactgatcagactaggagggggcggagtcagggatcacactgatcagactagaagggggcggggtcagggatcacactgatcagactaGGAGGGGGCGGAGTCAGGAATCACACTGATCAGACTAGGAGGGGGCAGGGTcagggatcacactgatcagactaggagggggcggggtcagggatcacactgatcagactaGGAGGGGGCGGAGTCAGGGATCACACTGATCATACTAGGAGGGGGCAGGGTcagggatcacactgatcagactaggagggggcggggtcagggatcacactgatcagactaggagggggcggggttagggatcacactgatcagactaGGATGGGGTGGGGTcagggatcacactgatcagactaggaggggcggggtcagggatcacactgatcagactaGGCGGGGGCGGGGTCAGGGATCACAATGATCAGAGAAGGAGGGGCGGGGTcagggatcacactgatcagactaGGCGGGGGCGGGGTCAGGGATACACTGATCAGACTAGGAGGGGGCGGGGTCAGGGATCACAATGATCAGAGAAGGAGGGGCGGGGTcagggatcacactgatcagactaggcgggggcggggtcagggatcacactgatcagactaGGAGGGCCGGGGTCAGGGATCACAATGATCAGAGAAGGAGGGGCGGGGTCAGAGATCCCATGATCATACAGAAATGGGGCGGGATCTGAGGTCATGTGATCATACAGGAATGCACGGTCAGCAATCACACTCCTAGTTCTCGTATTTACAGACAATCACCAGAAGCTAATTGTTGGCGATGCGTTTCCTGGG
It contains:
- the LOC138775069 gene encoding chymotrypsin-like elastase family member 3B, which produces MASQQVLYDGDYVHNCGASLIAARWVLTAAHCINLRKTYRIVLGEHDRRVEEGHEQYFHLNPEDFFVHPKWDNSCPECGYDIALIKLPREAELNEEVQLGCLPRPRGAPLYADQECYQAGWGLIARE